The Haloprofundus halophilus genomic sequence TCAGGCCGAAGAGTCGCAGCAGCGTGACGGCCTGTTCCCCGCTGTCGAAGAACCACTCGGCCAGCTGCTCGGCGAAGACGGTGACGCCGACCGTCGCGAGGAGGGCGAGCGCACCCGTGAGCACCATCCCGCCGACCCAGAGCCCGCGCCGGTCGGCGTCGTCGTCGTATCGGGAGAGATACCGCGGAATCGCCTGCGTGAAACCGACGAGCGACAACGTCGTCGCGAACGTCATCACGGCGAATCCGATGTTCATCTCGCCGTAAGCGTCGGGCGTGAGCGCCCGACCGACGATGATCCGCTCGAACAGTTTCCCGACCGACCCGATGAGCCCGCCGACGATGACGAGACTGGCGCTCGACAGCAGCGTCTTGAGTTCTCCACCTTCGTCTGCCATTACGGCTGCCTCGTGTTCGACTCGCGGTGTTGTACCGCACTGTTCGGCCGTAAACCGCACCCGTTGGAGACCATTATCCGTTGATGAGACTGTATGCTTTCTTCGCCATCTCCATGCTCGCACCCGACGATTCGACCGTGTAGTACGGGACGAGTTCGGCGCCGAACTTCGCTTTGTACCGGCAGAGTCGTTCGGTGTTCGCCCCCATGAGGTCGTAGGCGGTGACCGAGTCGATGGGCGCGTCGCCCTCGGCGATGTCCTGGATGATACGCCAGTGGATCAGGCTGTTGACCGTCGTGCCGTCGTACTCGCTTATCGTTCCGCCCTGCCAGAAGTACGCCATGTCGTTGGAGTACAGCGCGGTGATACCGCTGAGGTACTCACCGTCGGGGGTCCGAGCGAGGTACACCCGACACCGGTCGGTCTCGGAGAGCGCGTTCGTGAGGTCGCGGACGTACGGCCACGACAGCTGGTACTTTTCGCCCTGTTCCTCGTAGCGAGACTTCGCGTCCTCGTACACAAGCTTCGCGCCCTCGGATGCGGGAACCGCCTCGATGACCACGTCGGTGTCCTCGGCGTCTCGAATCTCGCGCCGGAGGCTCTTGCTGAACGAACTCAGCAGGTCGTCCGTACTCGTCCCCTCCGTTTCGAGCACGTAGGTGAAGTAGGGGTTGACGCGCATCTCGTTCCACGAGTACGGCCGCGGGTCGGGGTAGTCGGTGCCGCAGACCATCCGGAAGAGGCTGAGAGACGCATCGAGACCCAGGTCGTCGAGCACCTCCTTGGTGAACTCGCGGTTGACGCGTTCGCGCTTCCGTCGTTTCGGACTCGGCGACATCATGATCGGACCGAGTCGGGGGACTCCCATCGAAGGAGGCGGTGAGAACACGGCCGTCCCGACGGACCGACGGCGGACGACGAGGGGGAGGAGCGCGATCGCCTGCTCTCCTTTGAACCCACCGTAGAGCCGAAGTTCGCCGGGTGCGTGCTCGCGGAGGACTTTCAGCGCTTCCGACGTGTGGAAGACCTCGAAACCAGAAGACGGCAGCGCGTTGTCCCACGCTGTCAAGTCGAGCCGTTCAACTCTCATTGTTGGCGACGAAAAGGGGCGTTCAACCCTTTGTTATCCGCCGCATACCCCGACGCAGTACCGTGGTTGTCGTCAACTACCGACGCGCCACAGAGAGGAGAGTTACCGCTCTGCGTCGACCGCGACCGGATGTTCGAGCGACTGGTAGATCTCGGCGAGCGGACCGACGTAGCCGCCGAGCTCCCGGGCGCGCTCGATGAGCCGCCGATACAGTCGGCGGTAGCCGGGGCGTTCCTCCTCGTCGTAGTAAGTAGGGTGCCACAACACGGTCATGACAGCCTCGTTC encodes the following:
- a CDS encoding GNAT family N-acetyltransferase; translated protein: MRVERLDLTAWDNALPSSGFEVFHTSEALKVLREHAPGELRLYGGFKGEQAIALLPLVVRRRSVGTAVFSPPPSMGVPRLGPIMMSPSPKRRKRERVNREFTKEVLDDLGLDASLSLFRMVCGTDYPDPRPYSWNEMRVNPYFTYVLETEGTSTDDLLSSFSKSLRREIRDAEDTDVVIEAVPASEGAKLVYEDAKSRYEEQGEKYQLSWPYVRDLTNALSETDRCRVYLARTPDGEYLSGITALYSNDMAYFWQGGTISEYDGTTVNSLIHWRIIQDIAEGDAPIDSVTAYDLMGANTERLCRYKAKFGAELVPYYTVESSGASMEMAKKAYSLING